A part of Xenopus tropicalis strain Nigerian chromosome 4, UCB_Xtro_10.0, whole genome shotgun sequence genomic DNA contains:
- the cdkn2c gene encoding cyclin-dependent kinase 4 inhibitor C: MEDPMADLITTAAARGELERLEDLLKGARNVDAPNRFGRTALQVMRLGNPAVARLLLSQGADPNLRDRTGYSVLHDAARAGFQDTLKTLFDFQADANIQDNEGNLPLHLAAKEGHLQVVKFLVLHTDSQVGHRNRYGDTPCDLAKVYKREDVIQWLHCYANGQEPGGK, encoded by the exons ATGGAAGATCCAATGGCGGACCTAATAACCACGGCTGCTGCCCGGGGGGAATTGGAGAGATTAGAAGACCTGCTGAAGGGGGCGCGAAATGTGGATGCACCCAACAGATTTGGGAGGACTGCTTTGCAG GTGATGCGGCTGGGGAATCCTGCTGTAGCCAGACTGCTTCTGAGCCAAGGAGCTGACCCGAACCTGCGAGACAGGACTGGCTACTCTGTTCTGCACGATGCGGCCAGGGCAGGCTTCCAGGACACGCTGAAGACTCTGTTTGATTTCCAAGCAGATGCCAATATACAAGATAATGAAGGCAACCTGCCCTTACATCTGGCAGCCAAAGAAGGTCATCTCCAAGTGGTGAAATTCCTGGTCCTTCACACGGACAGCCAGGTGGGCCACCGGAACCGGTACGGGGACACCCCATGTGACCTGGCCAAGGTGTATAAAAGAGAAGATGTGATTCAGTGGCTACATTGCTACGCCAATGGGCAGGAGCCGGGTGGCAAGTGA